Proteins encoded by one window of Drosophila melanogaster chromosome X:
- the orion gene encoding orion, isoform A: protein MRFINWVLPLLLATLVALQQPTLTDALIEDVLDIIHVVKEVTSGVLKAWDIVQSSPLAANIDFPLMREKQKKVLQRLKEVSKQIDNTEDQHAQYVALAIESVTSFMHNNAPIMAKMNDISDTINRISSRYQQMQKYEAYKDKLEMSTLITFAEWTVSPNAHSVHHLMDRLHITLLGNEDRSSNTTSTNLLQQLATAYEVSTDQICNTMQSAQQFIYSLYADIALTELKAYTMMEFSWMMLRVYGKGNYTQEAEIMRSEYEKRTERTLKILKDVMLRADRIVYRCDPTKHVRGVTYDEVTRLLQGYIENEVDLNKEETCRETCDFYQSTRSEGCFKDLYCSRQPKCSGRLYNCRFVDSDMWVCPSPQNSTRRYEFIEYENGRVLGQRGKCTRGTTKVDSWWRYLLWHCSYCFCLCDEEGLKSDRFFNLRDTIADVKRNRVVTGLRFVKQNRIFHLQIQEGELLPRGIVNQSTLEWKPVEKYNVFDRHVKNGVDYHKLSYEKRTIDLDDVDTDDNSFVVTGVRFRVVGTHLNLEAYYSEFDFRTGQLIRPEYNSYWKSNDNTDVSGARREKLRLSNADVSTRTIAHSIPLSRHNQYIDFTNTGLDKDAAQSTVPFMDIQDVVSNPPVPLAGIGIYYKGRNGYGGFLGPKIITYDFMPHVQVPKNRF, encoded by the exons ATGAGATTTATAAATTGGGTACTTCCCCTGCTTCTGGCCACGTTGGTCGCCCTGCAACAGCCCACACTAACGGACGCTCTGATCGAGGATGTCCTGGACATCATACATGTGGTCAAAGAGGTCACCTCCGGCGTCCTCAAGGCCTGGGACATTGTACAATCCTCCCCGTTGGCGGCCAACATTGATTTCCCACTGATGCGCGAGAAACAGAAGAAGGTGTTGCAGCGCCTCAAAGAAGTCAGCAAGCAAATAGACAATACCGAAGATCAG CACGCTCAATATGTTGCCTTGGCCATCGAATCGGTGACTAGCTTCATGCACAACAACGCTCCAATTATGGCTAAGATGAATGATATCTCGGACACGATCAATAGGATCTCATCGCGCTATCAGCAGATGCAGAAGTACGAGGCTTACAAGGACAAGTTGGAGATGTCCACGCTGATAACGTTTGCGGAGTGGACAGTGTCGCCGAATGCACATTCGGTGCACCATCTGATGGATCGTCTGCATATCACTCTACTTGGCAACGAGGATCGATCTTCCAACACAACGTCCACCAATCTACTCCAACAGCTGGCCACTGCCTATGAG GTGTCTACCGATCAAATTTGCAATACCATGCAATCGGCCCAGCAGTTTATATACTCACTATATGCGGATATAGCCCTGACCGAACTGAAAGCCTACACCATGATGGAATTCTCGTGGATGATGTTGCGGGTCTACGGGAAGGGCAACTACACCCAGGAGGCGGAAATCATGCGTTCCGAATATGAGAAGAGGACGGAACGCACACTAAAAATACTCAAGGATGTGATGCTACGAGCTGATCGTATCGTTTACCGCTGTGATCCGACGAAACATGTACGGGGAGTCACCTATGACGAGGTCACGCGCCTCCTTCAAGGCTACATTGAAAACGAGGTGGATTTGAATAAAGAGGAAACTTGCCGAGAGACGTGTGACTTTTATCAGTCCACCCGCAGTGAAGGCTGCTTTAAGGATCTCTACTGTTCCCGTCAGCCGAAATGTAGTGGTCGTCTGTACAACTGCAGGTTCGTAGACTCCGACATGTGGGTGTGCCCGTCGCCACAGAATAGCACGCGGCGCTATGAGTTCATCGAGTACGAAAACGGACGCGTCCTTGGCCAGCGGGGTAAGTGCACCAGGGGCACCACCAAGGTGGACAGCTGGTGGCGTTACCTTCTCTGGCACTGCAGCTACTGCTTCTGCCTGTGCGACGAGGAGGGTCTGAAGTCTGATCGTTTCTTCAATCTGCGGGACACGATCGCCGATGTCAAGCGCAACCG AGTCGTGACTGGTTTGCGTTTTGTAAAGCAAAATCGCATTTTCCATCTGCAAATCCAGGAGGGCGAACTCCTGCCTCGTGGTATTGTCAATCAAAGCACTCTGGAATGGAAACCCGTGGAAAAGTACAACGTCTTTGATCGTCATGTGAAGAATGGCGTTGATTATCATAAGTTGAGCTACGAGAAACGCACCATCGATCTGGACGATGTGGATACGGATGACAATTCCTTTGTCGTTACCGGCGTGCGATTCCGTGTGGTGGGCACACATCTGAATTTGGAGGCCTACTACAGTGAGTTTGATTTCCGGACGGGTCAGCTCATCCGGCCGGAGTACAATAGCTATTGGAAGTCCAACGACAATACCGATGTCAGCGGCGCACGCAG GGAGAAACTGCGTCTGAGCAACGCCGACGTGTCTACGCGGACAATAGCACACTCGATACCTCTGTCGCGCCACAATCAGTACATCGACTTCACTAACACTGGACTGGACAAGGATGCCGCCCAGAGCACAGTGCCGTTTATGGACATCCAGGACGTGGTCTCGAATCCACCAGTACCACTAGCCGGCATTGGCATTTACTACAAGGGCCGCAACGGCTACGGCGGCTTCCTGGGCCCCAAGATCATCACCTACGACTTCATGCCCCACGTTCAGGTGCCAAAGAATAGATTCTAA
- the orion gene encoding orion, isoform B, with protein MAPPFGLLAAVVAVLVTLVICGNTKSASSEGWMHPSTPQMEVDALRTEYIALERALWNYLAKTANSQNNKETQIRKVYDSHRDFDAKPQMRRTFEEHRYKILNHYEWSLLERDLIYISKLYDAYKDTFVKQSNSVELDELAVLNLAGAILRNDNTASMPRILQEIERVMVSQTLYYRAMIVSTDQICNTMQSAQQFIYSLYADIALTELKAYTMMEFSWMMLRVYGKGNYTQEAEIMRSEYEKRTERTLKILKDVMLRADRIVYRCDPTKHVRGVTYDEVTRLLQGYIENEVDLNKEETCRETCDFYQSTRSEGCFKDLYCSRQPKCSGRLYNCRFVDSDMWVCPSPQNSTRRYEFIEYENGRVLGQRGKCTRGTTKVDSWWRYLLWHCSYCFCLCDEEGLKSDRFFNLRDTIADVKRNRVVTGLRFVKQNRIFHLQIQEGELLPRGIVNQSTLEWKPVEKYNVFDRHVKNGVDYHKLSYEKRTIDLDDVDTDDNSFVVTGVRFRVVGTHLNLEAYYSEFDFRTGQLIRPEYNSYWKSNDNTDVSGARREKLRLSNADVSTRTIAHSIPLSRHNQYIDFTNTGLDKDAAQSTVPFMDIQDVVSNPPVPLAGIGIYYKGRNGYGGFLGPKIITYDFMPHVQVPKNRF; from the exons ATGGCGCCGCCTTTCGGATTAttagctgctgttgttgctgttcttgTCACGCTTGTGATTTGTGGAAATACAAAATCGGCGTCGTCCGAGGGATGGATGCACCCAAGCACCCCACAAATGGAAGTGGACGCTCTGCGCACCGAATACATCGCCCTGGAACGCGCCCTGTGGAATTATCTGGCCAAAACGGCCAATAGtcaaaacaataaggaaaCACAGATAAGGAAAGTATACGATTCGCATCGCGATTTCGATGCGAAACCCCAAATGAGACGCACCTTCGAGGAGCATCGCTACAAGATCCTCAATCACTACGAATGGTCGCTATTGGAAAGGGATCTCATTTATATCAGCAAGCTTTACGATGCCTACAAG GACACCTTTGTCAAGCAGAGCAACAGCGTCGAACTGGATGAACTTGCCGTTTTAAATCTAGCCGGAGCAATCCTGCGCAACGATAACACCGCCTCAATGCCACGAATCCTGCAGGAAATCGAGCGAGTGATGGTTTCTCAGACCCTCTACTACCGAGCCATGATA GTGTCTACCGATCAAATTTGCAATACCATGCAATCGGCCCAGCAGTTTATATACTCACTATATGCGGATATAGCCCTGACCGAACTGAAAGCCTACACCATGATGGAATTCTCGTGGATGATGTTGCGGGTCTACGGGAAGGGCAACTACACCCAGGAGGCGGAAATCATGCGTTCCGAATATGAGAAGAGGACGGAACGCACACTAAAAATACTCAAGGATGTGATGCTACGAGCTGATCGTATCGTTTACCGCTGTGATCCGACGAAACATGTACGGGGAGTCACCTATGACGAGGTCACGCGCCTCCTTCAAGGCTACATTGAAAACGAGGTGGATTTGAATAAAGAGGAAACTTGCCGAGAGACGTGTGACTTTTATCAGTCCACCCGCAGTGAAGGCTGCTTTAAGGATCTCTACTGTTCCCGTCAGCCGAAATGTAGTGGTCGTCTGTACAACTGCAGGTTCGTAGACTCCGACATGTGGGTGTGCCCGTCGCCACAGAATAGCACGCGGCGCTATGAGTTCATCGAGTACGAAAACGGACGCGTCCTTGGCCAGCGGGGTAAGTGCACCAGGGGCACCACCAAGGTGGACAGCTGGTGGCGTTACCTTCTCTGGCACTGCAGCTACTGCTTCTGCCTGTGCGACGAGGAGGGTCTGAAGTCTGATCGTTTCTTCAATCTGCGGGACACGATCGCCGATGTCAAGCGCAACCG AGTCGTGACTGGTTTGCGTTTTGTAAAGCAAAATCGCATTTTCCATCTGCAAATCCAGGAGGGCGAACTCCTGCCTCGTGGTATTGTCAATCAAAGCACTCTGGAATGGAAACCCGTGGAAAAGTACAACGTCTTTGATCGTCATGTGAAGAATGGCGTTGATTATCATAAGTTGAGCTACGAGAAACGCACCATCGATCTGGACGATGTGGATACGGATGACAATTCCTTTGTCGTTACCGGCGTGCGATTCCGTGTGGTGGGCACACATCTGAATTTGGAGGCCTACTACAGTGAGTTTGATTTCCGGACGGGTCAGCTCATCCGGCCGGAGTACAATAGCTATTGGAAGTCCAACGACAATACCGATGTCAGCGGCGCACGCAG GGAGAAACTGCGTCTGAGCAACGCCGACGTGTCTACGCGGACAATAGCACACTCGATACCTCTGTCGCGCCACAATCAGTACATCGACTTCACTAACACTGGACTGGACAAGGATGCCGCCCAGAGCACAGTGCCGTTTATGGACATCCAGGACGTGGTCTCGAATCCACCAGTACCACTAGCCGGCATTGGCATTTACTACAAGGGCCGCAACGGCTACGGCGGCTTCCTGGGCCCCAAGATCATCACCTACGACTTCATGCCCCACGTTCAGGTGCCAAAGAATAGATTCTAA